From the genome of Cytophagales bacterium WSM2-2:
TAAAAGTTACCTGCACTGTTCATCAATTTCTTTGTGGCCATTTCAACGGCATAACGGTCCCGTGCAAGGATAGACCCGGTTAAAGCGTAAGGTGAAGTCTTATCGACTAGTTCAAGTGTTTGCTCAAAATTTTCAGCGTGGTAAACATAAATGGTAAGTACCGGTCCAAAAATTTCTTCACACATCGTAAGTGATGATGCGTCTTTTGTAACAATCACTGTTGGTTCGATGAAATATCCTTTCGATTTGTCATACTTGCCACCAGAAATGATTTCATTCATCGGGTTCTGGCGTGCTTTCTCAATATAGCCGGTGATGGAATCAAATGCTTTTTCATCGATTACTGCGTTCACGAAGTTTCCGAAATCCTCCACTGGTCCCATCGAAATGCTTTTGAGATCTGCAACCATATTTTTCTTCACATCTTCCCATAGGTTGGAAGGAACGTAAGCGCGCGAGGCCGCTGAGCATTTTTGACCCTGGTATTCGAATGAGCCCCGAATCAGTGCCGTAGCGATTTCTTTCGCATCTGAACTCTTATGAGCAATTACAAAATCCTTGCCACCGGTCTCGCCTACGATCCGTGGATAAGACTTGTACTTACTGATGTTTTCACCAATCGTTTTCCAAACGCCATTGAACACACCTGTGCTACCGGTAAACTGAATTCCTCCAAAGTCTTTGTGATTGAAAATAACTTCTGCCGCCTCAGGGCCACTCACATAAATCAGGTTGATCACTCCGTCAGGCAATCCGGCCTCCTTCAACACCTGCATGATTACATTAGCTGCATAAATCTGTGTGTTGCTGGGTTTCCATACTACCGTATTGCCCATCATGGCCATACTGGTTGGTAGGTTTCCCGCAATGGCTGTAAAATTGAATGGCGTAAGTGCGAATGTAAATCCTTCCAGCGGACGATATTCAATTCTGTTCCACACACCGGGAGATGAAATCGGCTGATCGTTATAAATCTCGGTCATAAACGAAACGTTGAAACGCAGGAAGTCGATCAGTTCGCATGCCGAATCGATCTCAGCCTGGTAAGCACTTTTCGACTGCCCCAGCATCGTAGCTGCGTTAATTTTATAACGATAAGGACCTGCTAGCAAATCCGCAGCTTTCAGAAAAATACTCGCACGGTTTTCCCAGCTTAAATTGGCCCAAAGTTCCTTTGCAGCCATAGCCGCATTAATTGCCTGCTCTACATGACTCTTATCACCCTGATGAAAGTAACCTAAGGTGTGCTTATGGTCGTGTGGGGGTGACAACCTTTTTTTATTGCCTGTCCGGACTTCTTCAGCACCGATGTACATAGGAATATCCTGCTCTTTCGAGCGACCTTCTTCCAACGCTTTTTTCAGGGCTGCGCGCTCCTTTGTACCGGGCGCATAAGACAATACAGGTTCGTTTTTAGGGGTAGGAACTTTGAAAAATCCGTTTGACATAGAATTTTAAGCTGTTTTTTTTTAAGGCTTCAAAGGTAACAATTTAGTACTCACAGAAAGTTCTTCAACTCCCGCAAAGTTTCGATCTCATAGCTGACCCGGGTTTGATGTTCAATCTTATTGGGATTGAAAAAAACAGTGTCTATGGATGCGTTGACCGCTCCCGCAATGTCAGTTAAAAGGTTGTCCCCGATCATTATCGTTTCGTGCGCTGCAATGTTGTTTTCGTTCATTGCAAATTCAAATATCTCGCGAGACGGCTTTTTATGACCGGCCCTTGCTGATGTGACGATACTTTTGAAAAAATGATCAATGCCCGATGAAGCCAGTTTGGTCGACTGGATTTCGTCAAATCCATTCGTAATTATCACCATCGGATATTTGGCGTGCAAATACTCAAGTGTTTCCTTACAGCCTTCCATGAGGTGCTTCTTTTTGGGGGACTCGTTGATATATTCATTGGAGAAAGAGAGCGACATCCCGAGATCATCGAGACCTAACGCCAGGAAAATCCGGTGAAAGCGCTCGTTGCGAATCACATCGCGATGCAACAACCCGCGATCGTATTGATCCCATAACTCATTATTGATAACATAAAAAGTCCGGAGAAAATCCTCCGTATTTTCAACTCCTCTTTTGTTCAGTTCAAATTGGTGATAAAGCTCCGTCAGCGCTTCACGCGAATTGGTTTCGTAATCCCAGAGCGTATGGTCCAGGTCAAAGAAGATGCATTTGTATTTTTTCATTGAATTAAAACGAACAATTAAACTTGGCCAAGTGGTTTCATCTTCAACCGGTTTAATGTCAACTCACGGTTGGTATACATGGTCTGAAAAATCTGCTGGTCTTTCTGCAATATGGGGTCGCGCCTCAGGAACTGCATAATCTGTTGTATAATGTCAAACACCTCGTCTTTGATCTGGTAAAACATCCATTGATTGAATTTACGCGAAGTGAGGATGCCCGAATTTTTCAGGTAAATCAGGTGCCTGGATGTCTTGGTCTGAGTAAACTCCAGGATATTTTCCAGGTCTGTAATGCACATTTCACCATTGGTCATTATCAAATGCAAAATCCGCAAGCGAGCTGTATCGCTGCAAGCCAGGAAAATCTGTGCCCCAGGGTCAATGTTAAAATGTTTCAGTCGCATGAGCCCGAAAATTACAAAACTTCCTTTGGCGGCAGAATTCATATTTAAAGCGGTAAAATTCAAACTTTTTGATGGCCCGGCACATCTCCATCAAATACCGAACCCAGACGATGATATGTTTCAGCCGAATCCTTACCTTTGAAAGTTTACAATTAATGACTGTGAGGAATTTTTACTTTTTTCTAGTCCTTTTATTTTGCGTAGCGCTGTTGAATTCACAGGAAGCTTCTGCCCAGGCAAAAAGGAGAGTTATACAGCTTTCAGGGTTCGTCACGGATACCACAGGCGCTTTTCTGCCAGGTGTCAACTTATATGTCCCGAAAGCCGGCCGTGGAACCTCCACGTCAAGAAATGGATTCTTCTCACTACCTGTACTAGTTGGTGACTCACTTACAATTACATGTATCGGATACCGGCCACAGAGTTATACAGTGCCCGATGACGCCAAAGAGTTTACGTCTGTATTACTTGAAATGTCAGAAGACTATCAAATATTACCTCCGGTGTATGTGATGCAAACGGAAGAGCTATTCAAGGAAGCTGTACTCGCCCTGAATATACCTTTAGATAATACCGGCATCGATCCGAAATCCATGAATGCCGAGTTGATGGCACTGATGGTCAAAACAACACCTATGGATGGAAATGCCAACTACCGCTATTACATCGAGCAATTTTCCACTTCGGCTGAAAATAAATTCCACCCGATATACAATCCATTCCTGAACCCGTTGAACTGGGTGAAATTCATTAAGGACATGAAGAAAAAGAAAAAGGCTGCCGAAAACAGAAACTAACTCTGGCTTTTCTTTTCTTTCAACAGGAGCTCCATGATCTCCGGCTTCTTCTCCCTGCTCATCGGTAAATACTTCCCACCGACAACCAAGTCGCTTCCGTCAATTGAAGTAATGGCACTCACGGCCACGATATAAGACTTATGTGTTCTGATAAATTGTGATGATGGCAATATTTCTTCAATCGCCTTCATGCGCATGAGTGTGACAAATTTTTGTGAAGGCGTGTAGATCACAACATAATTCTCCATTCCCTCTACATAGATCACATCGCGATACAGAATTTTCTCGTACCGGTGGTCGCATTTCACGAAGAAAAAATCAGAAGCCTGAGGCTCAGGTCGCGTTTTGAGCAGGTGAAAGTCTCTGGCTTTATTTACAGACTTCAGTAGACGATCAAACGGAAAAGGTTTTATCAGGTAATCCAACACATCCAGTTCAAATCCCTGCAAAGCAAAATTGGGATAAGCCGTAGTCATCACCACCATCGGAGGTTGCTTCAATGATTTCAGAAACTCAATGCCGGTCAGGCGTGGCATCTGAATATCCAGAAACATCAGGTCAATTGGTTCTGTTGCCAAAAGTTGATTGGCCTGCAATGCATCTTCGCAAACACCTTTAATCTGGACAAAATCTATTTGAGTTAAATACGAGAGTAGACCTTCCCGCGCCAATGGTTCATCTTCAACAACAATCGTTTTAATCGGGGTCATTTAAGCAACATTCAATGATAACATGACTTTATAAGTACCAGGCCGCTCAACAATATTGAGCACGTGTTTTTCCGGATAGATCAGCTCAAGCCTGCGTTTTACATTCTTGTGACCAATACCGCCCGGGGACGTCCGGACGAGATTATCCGTAGTATTAAAAAAATGAGCATGAAAAACGTTTTCCTCACACCACATTTTAATAATGATCTTGTTTTCTGTTCCGGAAAAATTAGATACATACTTAAAAGTATTTTCCAGAAAGGGAATAAGCATGAAGGGGGCCAGCTCAAATCCCTGCAGGTTTTCAGCGGTATTGAATTCAACTTTTGTCTTGTTCCCTTTGCGGATTTCCTCGAGACTTACAAAGTTGCGGAGGTACTCGATCTCCTTTTCGATAGCGATCTTCTCCCCGGTGCAGTCATATAACTGGAAACGAAGTAAGTCAGACAAACGAATCAGTGTATTCGCAGCCTGGTCCTGATCTTTCTTGATTAAAAAATAAATACTATTGATCGCGTTAAAAAGAAAATGAGGATTTACCTGAGCTTTCAGGTATTGAAGTTCTGATTCTATTCTCTGCTGTTCGATCAGTTTTGCAGAGCGATCTAACCCGATCTTGTCGACCACCAGCTTGATTGAACACATGATTCCCGCTATCGTAATGATCGAGAAGAACGCCATGAATATGGCCATGTAAGGCTTATCTGCATATTCTTTGGAAGTACTCATGAAAGTATAGTACATGAATATGGCCAGCCCTACGGACTCAACAATCAGAAGTCCCAAAACACTCCAGAAGAATTTGCTGTACTTACGAGTGTAGAGGAATTTCGGAATGAGGTAATATCCAATAATGTAAAAGGAGCTTGCATTGAAAGCAAAATACACGGACGTAACACCAAACAACGGCAGCAGGCTTGTATAGTAGGCCCGATACATAGTCATAAAAAACGCGAAGTAGCCTATCCACGCCAGGATGTGGTGAACTTTGTATTTGTAGAGCCTTTGCAAGTCTGCATTCATGGTTAAAAATACGGATATGGTACCGGATAGTGTTACACCATTGACCAACTGCTCAAAATTATTGATCAATTGCATCCGTTACTCCACAAATATAATTGCGGAGTCTAACATCAATTCTTCCATTTTCTGGTGGCTTGCATTTCGTCACGAGTAATCAGCAGATGGTCAAGTAAAAATTACCCGATTGAATACTTCCCGTTCATTCGATCAAATTACAAATCCTATGAAAACAAAAACCATTTTAGTCCTCGTCCTGGCATTTTCATTTGTTCGAGTCAGTGCTCAGCAAATGTTTACAGTTGACGTAAAAGGTAAAGGCAAACCAATGATTCTTATCCACGGCCTCTATTGCTCGTCTGAAGTTTGGAAAGAAACCGTGGAGCGCTACCAGAAAAACTATGAGTGTCACATTCTAACACTGGCTGGCTTTGGCGGCAACGCCCCAAAATTGAGCAACCGTTTTTTGGAAACGGCAAAAGATGATGTGGTGGCTTACGCCAAGAAATTAAAGAAGCCGATACTTGTTGGTCACAGTATGGGTGGTTTCATATCGTTTTGGGCAGCCGCCAGTGCAGCCGGTGTTTTTGAAAAAGTAATTGCGGTTGATGGAGTTCCTTTTCTTCCCGAGTTATTCATGCCAGGATCAACTCCTGAAACTGCCAAGCCGATGGCCACAGCTACAAAGGCTCGAATGGAAAATCAAACTCCGGCACAGATAGAAGAAGGCCAAAAGCAATACCTCCCTTCAATGATCACCAGCGCTGAACGAATTGCACAAGTAGCAAAAATTGCGTCCAAAGCAGATCCCAACACACAAGCCGAAGTGATGTATGAAATGTATACCATTGATTTACGCAAAACAGTCGCTTCGATTGACTGCCCGATCCTATTGATGGGTGCCTGGATTGCCTATAAACAATACGGGGTGACTCACGAAAGTATTATGAAGTCTTACCAAGACCAGGTAGCAGCAGTGAAAAACAGTACAGTTGAGATTAATGACACGGGAAAACATTTTCTCTTCTACGATGATCCTGCATGGTTCAATGAAAAAATGGATGCCTTTCTGCAGAAATAAATGAAAACCTACGAGGGAAGCGAAGTAACCCCAACCCCAAATACTAGAGATTACTTCTTGTTACCTGACTACACCAAAACTTGCAGCCAGATAATTTCTTCCCTCGTAGGGAATTCAATTCAAACTATGAACACAAAATTTATAATATCCTCTTCCGCGATTACGACAGGTCTTGCCGGAATCGCTTTTACTTTTCTTCCTGAAGAAATCATCCAATTCACCCGGCTTGAGCAGCGACTCGAAATAATTGCGTTGCTTAAAATTGTCGGTGCGTTATATTTTTCTTTCGGCATAATCAACTGGATGAATCGTTCCCGTTTAATCGGTGGCATCTACAATAAACCACTCGCTACGGCCAATTTCTCTCATTTCTTTATTGTAGCTGTTTTTATGATTAAAGGCCTTCTTTTTTCTTCAACAATGATCTATTGGACCATTACGATTATTTATTCCTGTTATGCAGGGTTGTTCGGAATCATAATGCTACGTCATCCAATAAAAGAAACTATAGCTTGAGTTACTTTTGCTTTCCACCCAATAAAACCAGGTCGTTGACATTAATCTCAGTAATGAATTTCTTCTCCCCCTTGTCAGTTTCGTAAGCACGGTGAACAAGTTTTCCTTCAATCGCGACTTCAATTCCTTTCTTTAAATACTGTTCAGCTATTTCAGCCAGCTTACCCCAGATGACAAGATTATGCCATTGGGTGTCCTCCACTTTTTCTCCTTTAGTATTTTTGTAATAGTCAGTGGTGGCCATTGTAAAAGCTGCCTTCTTTTTGCCGCTAAAAGTTTTTACTTCCGGGTCTTTGCCTAAACGGCCGATAAGTTGTACGCTGTTTCTAAGGCTTCTCATAAGTTGGTAGGTTTGAATTTGCAAGCTATTTACCATGTTGGCGCTTGTATCATTCAACAACTTATCTTATGGCATTCATTTTTTTCTGATAAGCAATAATTCTTATCAGACTCATCCGTAAAGCCAACAGTTACTTCGACAGTTAGTATATTTAAATGTTCAAATTCTCGACCGAATCATGACTTCAAAAGCAAAACTTATTGATGCCGAAGAAAAGGCCCTTCATCTTTTTAATACGATTGAATCCCGTGGAATCATTGCTGCGGGCAAGTCAGAAAAAGAAATCAATACTGAAATATTCAACCTGGCATTCGAGCTGTTTGGCATTGAAAAATACTGGCATAAGCGAATCGTTCGCTCAGGATCCAACACATTGCGTCCTTATGATGAAAATCCACCAGACCTCGTAGTCCAAAAAGACGATATCCTGTTTTTGGATTTCGGCCCCATATTCGAGGAGTGGGAAGCTGATTTCGGGCGCACGTATGTGATTGGAAACGATCCTTATAAAATCAAGCTCAAAAATGATATTGAGAAGGCGTGGCATGAAGTGAAGGAGTGGTTTGAAAAACAATCCAAACTAACAGGAGCAGAATTTTACAAATACATTACTGAGGTTGCGAAAAAAATGGGCTGGGAATATGGAGGACCGCTGGCTGGTCATTTGATTGGTCAATTTCCGCACGAGCGACTGGAGAAAGGGAACTATAACCTGTACGTTCATCCTGAAAACCACAACGATATGTTTCTTCCTGACGCTCACGGAAATTCCCGTCACTGGATTCTGGAAATTCATTTTGTAGACAGATCAAAAGAAATTGGTGGTTTCTTCGAGCAACTCCTGGTTTAAGCCAAAAGAAAAAATCGAGAACTGTCCGGATTCCTGACCTTCGATTGTTATTGAGTCAAATATCAGTAACAACTAAAAACAAATTTTATGGATGAATTCATGTTGATTTTCAGGCATGAGGACGGTGCAAAGGTTGCATCTCCGGAGCAGATTCAGGTTTGGATGAAACAGACGATGGACTGGATCGGGGGAATAGCTGCACAAAACAAGTTCAGTGGTGGCAACGGACTGCCCTTTGACGATGCAAAAGTGGTCCATCATAAAAATGTAGTGACCAACGGCCCCTTTGGCGACATCAAGGAAACAATCGGCGGCTATATTATTGTAAAGGCCGCTTCATCAGATGAAGCCGTTGAGTTTGCCAAAGGCTGCCCCGTTTTGCAAGGCGAAGGCAATACCGTGGAAGTCAGAAAAATTGCAAGGCGCGATGGTATTCATTAAGTCATGGAAAAATCCATTCGCATTAATTACCGGGCAGTGGTCACTACCGGGCTAGTGGCCTTCATTCTGAGTATTGCCTGGTATAGTCCTGCTTTATTTGGCGGCCTTTGGCTCAGGTACAGAAACGGTCCTCCACCTGCCTCAGACTGGACGCTGACATTCGCTCCGCTTCGCGAACTTATCGCTTCGTATGTAGTGGCATTGCTAATTACAAGGCTCAGCCTGATGAGCAGCGGGAGCGCTGTTAAAATCATTTTCCTGCTCTGGATTGCATTTCATGGGATTGGAATGGCAGGTGCTGTGATCTGGGACAACATGCCGTGGCAACTGGCAGTCGTGCGCAGGTGACTGGCTTATGAAACTGATGTTCATGGCCATCGTGTTAAGCTGGTGGCATCGCAAATCAATTGTGAAAGTCATTGAACGATAAAGAGCTCATACCGCATCTTTTCAGAACAGAGTACAGCAAAATCACTGCTGTACTCTGTAAAGTTCTTGGCATCGATCACATTGCAACAGCCGAAGATATCGCCAGCGAGACGTTTGCTTTGGCCTACGAATCATGGACCTACAAAGGTATCCCTGAGAATCCGACTGCATGGCTTTACACCGTGGCCAAAAACAAAGCCAAAAATCAAGTTATCCGGAAAGGTATTTTCAACGTAAAAATTGTAAAGAACCTGAAACAGTCAGGGAACGAAACCGACACTTTTGAAATTGATCTATCAACAAAGAATATTACTGATAGCCAACTGCAAATGCTCTTCGCGATATGCCATCCGTCCATTTCTATTGAAGCTCAAATCGGGTTGTCACTCCGAATCCTTTGTGGATTTGGCATCGATGAAATTGCCAATGCATTTTTATCCAATGCAGAAACGATAGGCAAACGGCTGCAACGTGCCAAAGAAAAATTACGTGAGGAAAAAATTCAGATTGTGTTTCCAGGCGAGACTGAAATTGAAACTCGGCTGGAAACCGTTTTAAGAACACTTTATTTACTTTTCAATGAAGGATACTATTCTGAAAGTAAAGATGTTGTTCTGCGGGAAGACCTTTGCCTGGAAGCCATGCGACTAACTTATCTGCTCATCGAGAATGATCAAACCAATACGCCTGCAGTAAGCGCTTTACTATCCCTGATGTGTTTTCACTCGTCCCGGTTTCCCGCAAGGAAAAATGAAAATGGCGAAATAATCCTGTACCAGGACCAAGATGAAAGTCTTTGGAACCGCGACCTGATTGCAAAGGGTTCTGAATTTCTTAAAAAAGCATCGCAAGGGAACACGGCTTCCAAGTACCATTACGAAGCGAGTATCGCGTATTGGCATACTTTTAAAAATGATTCCACTGAAAAATGGGAAAACATTCTTCAGTTGTACAACAAATTACTGTTTTTGGAATACTCACCCGTGGCTGCACTTAACAGGACGTTCGCGCTCTACAAAGCTCATGCTCATCTACCAGGTGATCTTGGGAAAAAACAAGCCATTGCCGAGGCTGAAAAACTTCAGCTGACTTCAAACCACTATTATTTTACTTTACTTGGCATACTCTACCAGGGTCTTGATCAAAAAAAGTCCAGGGAAAACCTCGAAAAAGCCCTTACACTCGCCAAATCACAATCCGATAAAAAAACAATTACACGATATTTGGCATCTGATTGTTGAAATGAATGCCAAGTCCGTTGCCGTATAAAGATTTCACACTAAAGGCTAAGATCAATTCAAGCGAGACGGAGAAAATTCTACACGCACTGAATGCTATCTATGTCGGGCTCGACAGGCAAATCGATTATTATTTTGAAACGAGCAGGGGTAAATTGAAATGGCGCGATGGAACAATTGAAAAGCTCATAACCCATTATGAACGGGTGACCGATTCAGGAATTGAGCGCACAACTGTTTTTCGTTACGACCTCAACCCAACTCAGGAACAGATCGATGAACTGCTTTTAAACCATAAAAAAATCGGTACGACACAAAAGGAAAGGAAAATCTATATCATCCGTAACATTAAGATTCACATTGATAAGCTTCCGAACCAGGAAGAATTTATCGAAATTGAAGCTATCGATCGTGGCAATAAGTTTACTATTGACGAGTTGAAAGCCCAATGTTTGGAATTGAAATCGAGACTTGGAATCCAAGACATTGACTTGATTCCGACGGGTTATCTGAAGACTGACAAATGAAGTTTCTACAGGCCCCGATTGATATGAAATCGAAACCTGGTATGAAAATATCTGAGTTATGAGTAAAGAAGAAACCAAAGACCTGTTGAAATTTCTCAAGCCCTTTCCCGATGAAACAGAGACTGTTTTGTGGCTTCGTGATTTTGTCTGGGATATGTATCCTACTGCCAACGAACTGATTTACGATAACTACAATGCGCTGGCGTTCGGGTGGTCACCGACCGATAAGGTAGGACATACATTCTGTTCCATAGCCGTGGGCCGAACAAGCAAAAATATCCACTTTGGGTTTTATTGGGGAAGTGAAATTGCCGATCCTGAAAAAAAACTGATCGGCGAAGGAAATCAATACCGGTATATCCTGGTGAAAGATGTTAAAGATTTCCCCAAAGCATATATGAAAAAGCTGGTGAAAGAGGCTTACCTCAATTCACTGGCCAAAGTGAAAGACCAAAAGCAGATCAAAGAAGGTACTACTGTAGTAAAATCGATCTCTCCCGTCAAGAGAGCAAAAAAGAATCCTCAAAAAAAGAAAGCAGTCAAAAAAGTGAGTCGGAAAAAGAAGTAGTTTCGCGCAAATTTTGATTGTGACTCCCATTGAAGTACTGCATCTATTCCCTCTGCTCGACAAAAAACTGATCGGGTTACTCAAGTCCCTTACTCCTGACGAATGGCAGATGCAAACTGTGGCCAAACTCTGGAAGGTAAAAGATGTTGCCGCTCATTTATTAGACGGGAATATCCGTACCCTCTCGATGCTCCGCGACAACTATTTTGGAGAGCAGGCTAACGCCAACTCCTACCAAGAGTTGGTCGATTACCTTAATCGTCTCAATGCAGACTGGGTTAGAGCAATGAAACGGGTAAGTCCTGATATGCTTATTCTCCTTCATGAAATTACCGGGCCACTGTACTTCAGTTATTATAAATCACTCGATCCATTTGGGAAGTCAGGTTTTTCGGTAGACTGGGCTGGAGAGAATGAAAGTAAAAACTGGATGCACATAGCGCGTGACTACACTGAAAAATGGCTTCATCAGCAACAAATCAGGGATGCCGTGAATAAACCGGAAATAATGACGCGTGAATTTTATTACCCATTCATCAATGTGTTTATGCTGGCTTTGCCTCACACTTATCGAAACATAGACGCTGAGGATGGTACTTCAATCAAAATTAAGGTCTCAACCGAGATTGGAGGATCGTGGCTTCTGACAAAAC
Proteins encoded in this window:
- the pruA gene encoding 1-pyrroline-5-carboxylate dehydrogenase produces the protein MSNGFFKVPTPKNEPVLSYAPGTKERAALKKALEEGRSKEQDIPMYIGAEEVRTGNKKRLSPPHDHKHTLGYFHQGDKSHVEQAINAAMAAKELWANLSWENRASIFLKAADLLAGPYRYKINAATMLGQSKSAYQAEIDSACELIDFLRFNVSFMTEIYNDQPISSPGVWNRIEYRPLEGFTFALTPFNFTAIAGNLPTSMAMMGNTVVWKPSNTQIYAANVIMQVLKEAGLPDGVINLIYVSGPEAAEVIFNHKDFGGIQFTGSTGVFNGVWKTIGENISKYKSYPRIVGETGGKDFVIAHKSSDAKEIATALIRGSFEYQGQKCSAASRAYVPSNLWEDVKKNMVADLKSISMGPVEDFGNFVNAVIDEKAFDSITGYIEKARQNPMNEIISGGKYDKSKGYFIEPTVIVTKDASSLTMCEEIFGPVLTIYVYHAENFEQTLELVDKTSPYALTGSILARDRYAVEMATKKLMNSAGNFYINDKPTGAVVGQQPFGGARGSGTNDKAGAKVNLLRWVSLRTIKETFVTPTDYRYPFLEKES
- a CDS encoding noncanonical pyrimidine nucleotidase, YjjG family protein — protein: MKKYKCIFFDLDHTLWDYETNSREALTELYHQFELNKRGVENTEDFLRTFYVINNELWDQYDRGLLHRDVIRNERFHRIFLALGLDDLGMSLSFSNEYINESPKKKHLMEGCKETLEYLHAKYPMVIITNGFDEIQSTKLASSGIDHFFKSIVTSARAGHKKPSREIFEFAMNENNIAAHETIMIGDNLLTDIAGAVNASIDTVFFNPNKIEHQTRVSYEIETLRELKNFL
- a CDS encoding DNA-binding response regulator; its protein translation is MTPIKTIVVEDEPLAREGLLSYLTQIDFVQIKGVCEDALQANQLLATEPIDLMFLDIQMPRLTGIEFLKSLKQPPMVVMTTAYPNFALQGFELDVLDYLIKPFPFDRLLKSVNKARDFHLLKTRPEPQASDFFFVKCDHRYEKILYRDVIYVEGMENYVVIYTPSQKFVTLMRMKAIEEILPSSQFIRTHKSYIVAVSAITSIDGSDLVVGGKYLPMSREKKPEIMELLLKEKKSQS
- a CDS encoding histidine kinase, which codes for MQLINNFEQLVNGVTLSGTISVFLTMNADLQRLYKYKVHHILAWIGYFAFFMTMYRAYYTSLLPLFGVTSVYFAFNASSFYIIGYYLIPKFLYTRKYSKFFWSVLGLLIVESVGLAIFMYYTFMSTSKEYADKPYMAIFMAFFSIITIAGIMCSIKLVVDKIGLDRSAKLIEQQRIESELQYLKAQVNPHFLFNAINSIYFLIKKDQDQAANTLIRLSDLLRFQLYDCTGEKIAIEKEIEYLRNFVSLEEIRKGNKTKVEFNTAENLQGFELAPFMLIPFLENTFKYVSNFSGTENKIIIKMWCEENVFHAHFFNTTDNLVRTSPGGIGHKNVKRRLELIYPEKHVLNIVERPGTYKVMLSLNVA
- a CDS encoding alpha/beta hydrolase, which encodes MKTKTILVLVLAFSFVRVSAQQMFTVDVKGKGKPMILIHGLYCSSEVWKETVERYQKNYECHILTLAGFGGNAPKLSNRFLETAKDDVVAYAKKLKKPILVGHSMGGFISFWAAASAAGVFEKVIAVDGVPFLPELFMPGSTPETAKPMATATKARMENQTPAQIEEGQKQYLPSMITSAERIAQVAKIASKADPNTQAEVMYEMYTIDLRKTVASIDCPILLMGAWIAYKQYGVTHESIMKSYQDQVAAVKNSTVEINDTGKHFLFYDDPAWFNEKMDAFLQK
- a CDS encoding single-stranded DNA-binding protein produces the protein MVNSLQIQTYQLMRSLRNSVQLIGRLGKDPEVKTFSGKKKAAFTMATTDYYKNTKGEKVEDTQWHNLVIWGKLAEIAEQYLKKGIEVAIEGKLVHRAYETDKGEKKFITEINVNDLVLLGGKQK
- a CDS encoding aminopeptidase — its product is MTSKAKLIDAEEKALHLFNTIESRGIIAAGKSEKEINTEIFNLAFELFGIEKYWHKRIVRSGSNTLRPYDENPPDLVVQKDDILFLDFGPIFEEWEADFGRTYVIGNDPYKIKLKNDIEKAWHEVKEWFEKQSKLTGAEFYKYITEVAKKMGWEYGGPLAGHLIGQFPHERLEKGNYNLYVHPENHNDMFLPDAHGNSRHWILEIHFVDRSKEIGGFFEQLLV
- a CDS encoding RNA polymerase subunit sigma-24, yielding MNDKELIPHLFRTEYSKITAVLCKVLGIDHIATAEDIASETFALAYESWTYKGIPENPTAWLYTVAKNKAKNQVIRKGIFNVKIVKNLKQSGNETDTFEIDLSTKNITDSQLQMLFAICHPSISIEAQIGLSLRILCGFGIDEIANAFLSNAETIGKRLQRAKEKLREEKIQIVFPGETEIETRLETVLRTLYLLFNEGYYSESKDVVLREDLCLEAMRLTYLLIENDQTNTPAVSALLSLMCFHSSRFPARKNENGEIILYQDQDESLWNRDLIAKGSEFLKKASQGNTASKYHYEASIAYWHTFKNDSTEKWENILQLYNKLLFLEYSPVAALNRTFALYKAHAHLPGDLGKKQAIAEAEKLQLTSNHYYFTLLGILYQGLDQKKSRENLEKALTLAKSQSDKKTITRYLASDC